The following is a genomic window from Devosia neptuniae.
GTGGCCGGGCACGGGGATGATGAAGGGCACCGAGCCGGTGGCGATGATCAGCTTGTCATATTCGGCTGAGGCGCCCTGCTCGGAGCGCACGATGTGGTTTTCGCGGTCGATCTCGACGACCTTATGCCCCTTGTAGAGCATGATCTGGTTTTCGATGTACCAGTGATCGCCATGGATGATGATGTCCTCGAAGGACTTCTCACCCGACAGGACCGGCGAGAGCATGATGCGGTCGTAATTGACGCGCGGCTCGGCGTTGAAAATGGTGACGCTGTAGCGGGTCGGATCGGTCTCGAAGAGCTTTTCGAGGGCCCGGCCCGGCGCCATGCCATTGCCGATGATGACGAGTCTTTCAGTCTTTTGCATGAGGGGGTCTCCTTGCATAAGGCTCAGGCCAGTTGCGTCACGGTCTGCCGGCGTTCCATGCGCCGGATGGCCGTGTGCATCCAAATGAGGGAAATGGCGACCAGGACGAACAGAGCCATGAAGCAGCTCGACCAGATACCGGTGAGATCGTTGAGGACGCCGAACAGGAGCGGCAGGAAAAACCCGCCCAGTCCGCCGATCATGCCGACCAATCCGCCTACGGCGCCCACATTCTGCGGGTAATAGGCCGGGATGTGCTTGAACACGGCGGCCTTGCCCAGGCTCATGAAGAAGCCGAGCACGAACACCAGTGCGATGAAGGCCCATGGGCTGATGGCGAAGTGGAAGGCGACCGGCCCATTAATGCCCTGCACCACGAAATCGCCGGCGGGCAGCGAGAGGATGAACGTGGCCAGTAGCGATACGCCAAAGGTCCAGTACAGGATGACGCGGGCGCCCACCTTGTCGCTGAGCGTGCCGCCATAGGCGCGGAACACGCTGGCGGGAATGGAGTATGAGGCCGCGACCATGCCGGCGGTGGCAATATTGAAGCCGTAGACACCGATGAGGTAGCGCGGCAGCCACAGGGTCAGCGCTACGAAGGCGCCAAAGGCGAAGAAATAGTAGAGCGCGAAGCGCCACACCCGGGGGTTGCGCAGTGGCTCGAACTCGCTGAGCAGGCTCTTGGGCGTGTAGGCCTCGGTACGGCGGCGGATGGTGACCGGATCGTCCTTGGTGGTGAACCAGAAGATCGCGGCCATGAGCACGAGGGCCCCGGCCCAGATCAGCGCCACCGACTGCCAGCCCCAGGCCAGCATGACGAAGGGCGCGGTGAACTTGGTGACCGCGGCGCCGACATTGCCGACGCCGAAAATACCGAGCGCCGTGCCCTGCTTGTCGGCCGGATAGAAGCGCGAGACATAGGCAACGCCCACGGCAAACGAGCCGCCGGCCAGACCCACGCCGAGCGCCGCCAGCAGCAATTGCTCATAGGTCTGGGCAAAGGCGAGCAGGAAGGTTGCGAGTGCGGCGGCCAAC
Proteins encoded in this region:
- a CDS encoding MFS transporter, whose amino-acid sequence is MTKDQAGGRPALIAEPTRALSVSTIAFTVCFAVWTIFSIIGVSLKEQLGLSETQFGLLVGTPVLTGSLVRVVLGIWTDRKGGRLVYTLTMLAAALATFLLAFAQTYEQLLLAALGVGLAGGSFAVGVAYVSRFYPADKQGTALGIFGVGNVGAAVTKFTAPFVMLAWGWQSVALIWAGALVLMAAIFWFTTKDDPVTIRRRTEAYTPKSLLSEFEPLRNPRVWRFALYYFFAFGAFVALTLWLPRYLIGVYGFNIATAGMVAASYSIPASVFRAYGGTLSDKVGARVILYWTFGVSLLATFILSLPAGDFVVQGINGPVAFHFAISPWAFIALVFVLGFFMSLGKAAVFKHIPAYYPQNVGAVGGLVGMIGGLGGFFLPLLFGVLNDLTGIWSSCFMALFVLVAISLIWMHTAIRRMERRQTVTQLA